A DNA window from Thermotoga sp. contains the following coding sequences:
- a CDS encoding sugar kinase, translating to MKVVTFGEIMLRLSPPNYKRIFQADSFDATYGGAEANVAAFLAQMGVGAYFVTKLPNNPLGDAAIGHLRKFGVRTDYIVRGGNRIGIYFLEIGVSQRPSKVVYDRAHSAISEAKKEDFDWEKILDSAKWFHFSGITPPLGKELPLILEEALRIAKKKDVIVSCDLNYRARLWSKEEAQRVMIPFMEYVDVLIANEEDIEKVLGIPVEGLDLKTGKLNREAYVKVAEEVTRKYEFRTVGITLRESVSATINYWSVMVYENSRPHFSTRYKIHIVDRVGAGDSFAGALIYGSLMEFDPQKKAEFAAAASCLKHTIPGDFAVLSVEEIEKLASGATSGRVER from the coding sequence ATGAAAGTGGTAACGTTTGGAGAGATCATGCTAAGGCTCTCACCCCCTAACTACAAAAGGATTTTCCAGGCAGATAGTTTCGACGCCACTTACGGTGGTGCAGAAGCGAACGTGGCGGCTTTCCTCGCCCAGATGGGTGTGGGCGCATATTTTGTAACGAAACTCCCAAATAACCCGCTGGGAGACGCTGCAATTGGTCACTTGAGAAAGTTCGGTGTGAGGACAGATTACATTGTGAGAGGCGGAAACAGAATAGGTATATACTTTCTTGAAATAGGAGTCTCCCAGAGACCCAGCAAGGTCGTTTACGATAGGGCACATTCAGCTATCTCGGAGGCCAAGAAGGAAGATTTCGACTGGGAGAAGATACTGGATAGTGCGAAATGGTTCCACTTTTCTGGAATCACACCTCCCCTTGGAAAGGAACTCCCTCTCATTCTCGAAGAAGCTCTGAGAATCGCCAAGAAGAAAGATGTAATTGTGAGCTGTGACTTGAACTACAGAGCAAGGCTTTGGTCGAAAGAAGAAGCCCAGAGGGTGATGATTCCGTTCATGGAGTACGTAGATGTTCTGATAGCGAACGAAGAAGATATCGAAAAAGTGCTGGGGATTCCAGTTGAAGGTCTCGACCTGAAAACGGGAAAACTCAACAGAGAAGCTTATGTGAAGGTTGCTGAAGAGGTCACGAGGAAATATGAATTTAGAACTGTGGGAATTACACTCAGGGAGAGTGTTTCTGCAACCATTAATTACTGGTCCGTCATGGTCTACGAAAACAGCCGGCCCCATTTCTCGACCAGATACAAGATACACATAGTGGACAGAGTGGGAGCGGGAGACAGCTTCGCCGGAGCTTTGATTTACGGAAGCTTGATGGAATTTGACCCACAGAAGAAAGCAGAGTTCGCTGCCGCAGCATCCTGCCTCAAGCACACGATACCCGGAGATTTTGCGGTTCTCAGTGTGGAAGAGATCGAGAAGCTAGCGTCCGGTGCTACCTCAGGTCGTGTGGAGAGATGA
- the eda gene encoding bifunctional 4-hydroxy-2-oxoglutarate aldolase/2-dehydro-3-deoxy-phosphogluconate aldolase — translation MEELLKKHRIIAVMRASSVEEAKEKALAVFEGEVRLIEITFTVPDADSAIREISFLKKKGAVVGAGTVTSVEQCKRAIESGAEFIVSPHLDEEISRFCKEKGVFYMPGVMTPTEIVKAMKLGHRILKLFPGELLGTRFVRAMRGPFPEIKFVPTGGVNLDNVCEWFEAGVLAVGVGSALVKGTPNEVREKARKFIEKIRGCTG, via the coding sequence ATGGAAGAACTCTTGAAAAAACACAGGATCATAGCAGTCATGAGGGCAAGTAGTGTTGAGGAGGCAAAGGAAAAAGCGCTGGCTGTTTTCGAGGGAGAAGTTCGTCTGATCGAAATCACCTTCACCGTTCCGGACGCTGATAGTGCCATCAGGGAGATCTCTTTTCTGAAGAAAAAAGGAGCCGTTGTAGGAGCAGGTACCGTCACGAGCGTTGAGCAGTGTAAAAGAGCCATAGAAAGCGGTGCAGAGTTCATTGTTAGTCCTCATCTCGACGAAGAGATCTCTCGTTTCTGCAAAGAAAAGGGTGTTTTCTACATGCCAGGTGTTATGACACCAACCGAAATCGTGAAGGCCATGAAGCTTGGTCACAGAATATTGAAGCTTTTTCCGGGGGAACTGCTAGGAACTCGATTCGTGAGGGCAATGAGAGGACCTTTCCCGGAGATCAAATTTGTTCCGACTGGTGGGGTAAACCTAGACAACGTGTGCGAGTGGTTTGAAGCGGGAGTTCTTGCTGTGGGAGTCGGAAGTGCCCTCGTGAAAGGAACTCCAAATGAAGTAAGGGAAAAAGCAAGGAAATTCATAGAAAAGATCAGGGGGTGCACAGGATGA